In Plasmodium yoelii strain 17X genome assembly, chromosome: 6, one DNA window encodes the following:
- a CDS encoding threonylcarbamoyl-AMP synthase, putative, translated as MATIIEGEELIKNDNVKKMLKEHIEKNNLIGFPTETVYGLGGNSLSEISLRNIFKMKNRPISDPIISHVYDIAQAFDQLYHINIYEKYIIYILTMNFSPGPLSIIAKAKKHLPLILTAHTQFCAVRIPNNKIARKIIKICNTPIAAPSANKFQHISPTNSLHVYDEFKDENILIFDDGQCDIGIESTVIKIIKYKKGKGENADKNVEEYDSDDEIIIDEEYERECNSEISNLKCALNCKNDVSNFEVFEKLKEAFETIQTSDMLKESDENVKNKITEQILKYKNLYNYEIKIYRRGKYTKNDLKCVLNSTPLLNDIRVTIYKKIEFEKMNILKNKTDNECNNAIGNAEIDTVRNDCLNNNENISNNENLPNNENLPNNAVNDDISMENEVSPGTLLTHYSPVVSTYLIDIIKNKDEKSNKLLNINLNKCVFLDIGNSFFEYENNFLKYLNISYDNLEINEQIKYVTKNFFLFLRKAENLAINHQAKYIFISIVNLKSLDELTLSIFDRIFRSASGKIFKVFINQHKQLEFFNN; from the coding sequence ATGGCAACAATAATTGAAGGagaagaattaataaaaaatgataatgttaaaaaaatgttgaaagaacatatagaaaaaaataatttaattggGTTTCCAACAGAAACAGTATATGGATTAGGAGGAAATTCATTAAGTGAAATTTCTttgagaaatatatttaaaatgaaaaatagaCCAATTAGTGATCCTATAATATCACATGTATATGATATAGCACAAGCATTTGATCAAttatatcatataaatatatatgaaaagtatattatatatatattaactatGAATTTTTCTCCAGGCCCACTGTCAATTATAGCAAAAGCAAAGAAACATCTTCCATTAATTTTAACAGCACATACTCAATTTTGTGCTGTAAGAATaccaaataataaaatagcaagaaaaattataaaaatatgtaatacCCCAATTGCTGCACCATCAGCTAATAAATTCCAACATATTAGTCCAACAAATTCTTTACATGTTTACGATGAATTtaaagatgaaaatattttgatttttgaTGATGGTCAGTGTGATATAGGAATTGAATCTActgtaataaaaataatcaagTATAAAAAAGGGAAGGGGGAGAATGCAGATAAAAACGTTGAAGAGTATGACAGCGACGATGAAATAATCATAGATGAAGAATATGAAAGAGAATGCAACAGCGAAATAAGCAATTTAAAATGTGCACtaaattgtaaaaatgaTGTTTCAAATTTTGAagtttttgaaaaattaaaagaagcATTTGAAACGATTCAAACGAGTGATATGTTAAAAGAGTCAGATGAAAATgtgaaaaacaaaataaccgaacaaattttgaaatataagaatttatataattatgaaataaaaatataccgACGTGGAaagtatacaaaaaatgactTAAAATGTGTATTGAATAGTACCCCACTTTTAAATGACATAAGAGTaactatttataaaaaaatagaatttgaaaaaatgaatattttaaaaaataaaacagatAATGAATGCAACAATGCAATTGGTAATGCAGAAATAGATACCGTTAGAAATGATTGtcttaataataatgaaaatatatccaATAATGAAAATCTACCCAATAACGAAAATCTACCCAATAACGCAGTTAACGATGATATATCAATGGAAAATGAAGTTAGCCCTGGGACACTTCTTACACACTACAGTCCAGTCGTTTCAACATATTTAAttgatataattaaaaataaagatgaaaaaagtaataaattattaaatataaatttgaatAAATGTGTATTTTTAGATATAGgaaattcattttttgaatatgaaaataattttttaaaatatttaaatatatcttatgaTAATCTGGAAATAAATGAACAAATCAAATATGTAACaaaaaacttttttttatttttacgtAAAGCAGAAAATTTGGCTATAAATCATCAAgccaaatatatatttatttcgatTGTTAATTTAAAATCATTGGATGAACTTACTTTGTCAATTTTTGATCGAATTTTTAGATCAGCTTCAGGAAAGATCTTTAAGGTTTTTATTAATCAGCATAAGCAATtagaattttttaataattaa
- a CDS encoding cytochrome c1 heme lyase, putative, protein MNGEKNIDTKNSKEKSSIPSIGGSWYYPSQNQFYKTTRKKGYSYTDEELNVALKIHNAVNEETWKKIMKKEEFFFHICKDQKLIRFIGLPTKLSLKAFMLTLIGYNKPFDRHDWYIDRCGNTIKYIIDYYDGKNENNAPVSIFIDARSEYSYNNTLDYFKVLYLKFWNFFKLPT, encoded by the exons ATGAACGGAGAAAAAAACATAGATACAAAAAATTCTAAAGAAAAATCTTCGATTCCGTCTATTGGTGGAAGTTGGTATTATCCTTCACAAaatcaattttataaaacaacTCGAAAAAAAG GTTATTCATATACTGATGAAGAATTGAATGTTGctttaaaaatacataatgCTGTAAATGAGGAAAcatggaaaaaaattatgaaaaaggAAGAAttcttttttcatatatgtaAAGATCAAAAATTAATCAGATTTATTGGCCTTCCCACTAAACTATCTTTAAAAGCTTTTATGCTAACATTAATTGGTTATAACAAACCGTTCGATAGGCATGATTGGTATATAGACCGATGTGGAAACACAATCAA gtatattattgattattatgatgggaaaaatgaaaataatgccCCTGTCTCGATTTTCATTGATGCAAGATCAGAATACAGTTATAACAACACATTAGATTATTTTAAAGTTTTGTATCTAAAATTTTggaatttttttaaactcCCAACATGA
- a CDS encoding nucleosome assembly protein, putative, producing MATNENNQPIPPEEEKEISSLLESIKIDDEKMTDLTEEQKETLKKLKLYQKEYYDYESKFEYELFLLRQKYHDLYGPIYDKRREALVGSGEAKIGTPNLPEFWLRALRNNNTVSHVIEDHDEEILVYLNDIRCDYIKKNKEKKEGFILSFHFVKNPFFSNSVLTKTYHMKCVDCDNEPVLLHTEATVIDWYENKNILKKNVVKKQHNKNSREVKTVQQTVNRDSFFHFFTSHKVPNSNVIKQLSKHEVAQLEMIIEGDYEVALTIKERIIPYAVDYYLGIIIESESNSIVSDVDSSYTSSENNSNYNSYESNNSAYNDENSNVDTNEYDDNDDEGAKSNEEPLTS from the exons ATGGCAACTAACGAAAATAACCAA CCAATCCCTCCCGAAGAAGAGAAGGAAATATCTTCTTTATTAGAAAGCATAAAAATAG atgatgaaaaaatgaCCGATTTGACAGAAGAACAAAAAGAAACGTTGAAAAAGTTGAAACTATACCAAAAGGAATATTATGATTACGAGTCTAAATTTGaatatgaattatttttgttaagaCAAAAGTATCATGATTTATATGGCCCAATTTATGATAAAAGAAGAGAAGCATTAGTAGGAAGTGGAGAAGCAAAAATCGGAACCCCAAACTTACCTGAATTTTGGTTACGAGCATTacgtaataataatacagtTAGTCATGTTATAGAAGATCATGATGAAGAAATTTTAGtttatttaaatgatataagatgtgattatataaaaaagaataaagAAAAGAAAGAAGGGTTTATATTATCGTTTCATTTTGTTAAAAACCCCTTTTTTTCGAATTCTGTATTAACTAAAACATATCATATGAAATGTGTAGATTGTGATAATGAACCCGTTTTATTACATACAGAGGCAACAGTAATTGATTggtatgaaaataaaaatatattaaaaaaaaatgttgtaAAAAAACagcataataaaaattcacGAGAAGTTAAGACAGTACAACAAACTGTTAACAGAGATagttttttccatttttttacaaGTCATAAAGTTCCTAATTCAAACGTTATAAAACAATTAAGTAAGCATGAGGTAGCTCAATTAGAAATGATAATCGAAGGAGATTACGAAGTTGCATTAACAATTAAGGAAAGAATTATACCATATGCTGTTGATTATTATTTAGGTATTATTATAGAAAGTGAAAGCAATAGTATAGTTAGTGATGTTGATAGTAGCTATACAAGTAGTGAGAATAACAGTAATTATAATAGTTATGAAAGTAATAATAGTGCatataatgatgaaaatagtaATGTTGATACGAATGaatatgatgataatgatgatgaagGTGCAAAAAGTAATGAAGAACCTCTTACctcttaa
- a CDS encoding ubiquitin-conjugating enzyme E2, putative encodes MALKRITKELQDLNKDPPTNCSAGPIGDDLFFWQATIMGPGDSPYENGVYFLNIKFPPDYPFKPPKIIFTTKIYHPNINTAGAICLDILKDQWSPALTISKVLLSISSLLTDPNADDPLVPEIAHVYKTDRTKYHQTAKAWTQKYAQ; translated from the exons ATGGCTTTAAAAAGAATAACAAAG gaATTGCAAGACTTAAATAAAGACCCTCCTACAAATTGCTCAGCCGGCCCTATTGGGGATGATCTTTTTTTTTGGCAAGCAACGATAATGGGCCCAGGGGATAG TCCTTATGAAAACGGGGTTTATTTTCTTAACATTAAGTTTCCACCCGATTATCCTTTCAAACCACCCAAA aTTATTTTTACAACAAAAATATACCACCCTAACATAAATACAGCAGGAGCAATTTGCcttgatatattaaaagatcAATGGAGCCCTGCACTAACTATATCTAAAGTATTACTTTCGATATCTTCCCTTTTAACTGATCCCAATGCTG ATGATCCATTAGTTCCTGAAATAGCACATGTTTACAAAACAGATAGAACGAAATATCACCAAACAGCCAAAGCGTGGACGCAAAAATATGcacaataa
- a CDS encoding eukaryotic translation initiation factor 5A, putative, translating into MSDHETYDNIDAGASQTYPVQAGAIKKNGHVMLKEHPCKVVDYSTSKTGKHGHAKAHIVGIDIFTGKKYEDICPTSHNMDVPVVKRTELQLIDITEDGFVSLLFDNGDTKDDLSLPKDSEGNFDDVAKQIRNLFDSGKSVLVSVLSACGQEKIIAAKEMSS; encoded by the coding sequence atgtcaGATCACGAAACTTATGATAATATTGATGCAGGAGCATCTCAAACTTATCCTGTACAAGCAggtgcaattaaaaaaaatggtcATGTTATGTTAAAAGAGCATCCATGTAAAGTTGTTGATTATTCCACTTCTAAAACTGGGAAACATGGGCATGCAAAAGCACATATTGTAGGTATTGATATTTTTactggaaaaaaatatgaagatATATGCCCAACATCACACAATATGGATGTACCAGTAGTTAAAAGAACAGAATTGCAATTAATTGATATTACTGAAGATGGTTttgtttcattattatttgataatGGAGATACAAAGGATGATTTAAGCTTACCAAAAGATTCGGAAGGTAATTTTGATGATGTTGCTAAACAAATTCGTAATTTATTTGATAGTGGAAAGTCAGTATTAGTAAGCGTTCTTTCGGCTTGTGGGCAAGAAAAAATCATTGCTGCTAAAGAAATGTCATCATAA